DNA sequence from the Fibrobacter succinogenes genome:
CATCGCCTAAAGGTTATTTCGTTACGGCGACGGGTACGGATGTCGGTAAAACTTTTATCACGGGTCTTTTGGTGAAAAAATGGCGCGATTCTGGCATTGACGCAGGCTATTACAAGGCGGCGCTCAGCGGTGCTGAATTCCGTGAGGGCAAGTGGATTGCGGGCGACGCTGATTACGTCAAGCGCATTGCAAATCTCCCAGACACGCAAGAACAGCTCGTCAGTTACGTTTACAAAGAGGCTGTTTCGCCCCATTTGGCGGCACGAAAAGAAGGCAATCCCGTTAATCTTTCTAAAGTTCAGGCGGACTTTAACGCAGCCTGCTTCCGCCACGAATTCATCTTTGCCGAAGGTAGCGGGGGAATCATTTGCCCCATCCGCTATGATGACCATAAAATTTTCCTCGAAGATATCATTAAGACGCTCAAGCTTCCGCTGCTTATCGTAACGACGGCGGCGCTCGGCTCCATCAACGCTTGCGTGCT
Encoded proteins:
- the bioD gene encoding dethiobiotin synthase — protein: MIDFLSKESSQTSKGAVGDRARTSSPKGYFVTATGTDVGKTFITGLLVKKWRDSGIDAGYYKAALSGAEFREGKWIAGDADYVKRIANLPDTQEQLVSYVYKEAVSPHLAARKEGNPVNLSKVQADFNAACFRHEFIFAEGSGGIICPIRYDDHKIFLEDIIKTLKLPLLIVTTAALGSINACVLTVEYARSRDLDIRGIIVNRYGCSGNFEMEDDNIRMMQDLTGLEILAKVKEGDSDFGVAVF